The following are encoded in a window of Holosporales bacterium genomic DNA:
- a CDS encoding superoxide dismutase, which translates to MYKASKSYDNKALEPYLSEETQTYHFEKHHIGYTNTLNDLVQKGGLPSWSLSQIISMKDKVDAKVFNNAAQIFNHDFYWNSLSLNNSAPNEKLLSLINQKFGSIENFQNSYISKASELFGSGWSWIVFDKTKLELDIVNTSNAENYAATDNLIPILVTDLWEHSYYIDYRNDRKKYVENIVKHCLNWEFANSNLCLS; encoded by the coding sequence ATGTATAAAGCGTCTAAATCGTACGATAATAAGGCTTTGGAGCCTTATTTGTCGGAAGAAACACAAACTTATCACTTTGAAAAGCATCATATAGGATACACAAACACCCTGAATGATCTGGTTCAAAAAGGTGGTCTGCCATCGTGGAGTTTGTCCCAAATAATATCCATGAAGGATAAAGTTGATGCCAAAGTTTTTAACAATGCGGCTCAGATTTTTAATCATGATTTTTATTGGAATTCTTTAAGTTTGAATAATTCTGCGCCAAACGAAAAGCTTTTGTCTTTAATAAATCAAAAATTCGGCAGTATTGAAAACTTTCAAAATAGTTATATTAGCAAAGCTTCCGAATTATTTGGAAGCGGATGGAGTTGGATTGTATTTGACAAAACTAAGCTTGAATTAGATATCGTCAATACCTCAAATGCAGAGAATTACGCCGCTACAGACAACCTTATTCCTATTTTGGTTACAGATTTGTGGGAACACTCTTATTATATAGACTACAGAAATGATAGGAAGAAGTACGTAGAGAATATTGTCAAGCATTGCCTAAATTGGGAATTTGCAAACTCTAATTTATGCCTTAGCTAG
- a CDS encoding methylated-DNA--[protein]-cysteine S-methyltransferase, whose translation MLRRLCLQMFVYTQNTKIGPISIVEEDGSITHVCFETDRLPERVYERNTALIQNAFEQLDAYLAGQLRTFNLPLLPKGDWFRQKVWDAVSQCKFGVTVSYKDIACQIGYPRVLRATGAAIRRNPIPIFIPCHRVIKNNGAISGYRGGVELKVRLLALEQNHNLAGRICATNKSSR comes from the coding sequence ATGTTGAGGAGGTTGTGCCTGCAGATGTTCGTATATACACAAAATACTAAGATTGGACCGATCAGTATTGTGGAAGAAGATGGAAGCATAACTCATGTTTGCTTCGAAACAGATCGCTTACCAGAAAGAGTTTACGAAAGGAACACCGCGCTGATCCAAAATGCGTTTGAGCAGTTAGATGCATATTTAGCAGGACAGTTGAGAACATTTAACCTTCCTCTCTTGCCCAAGGGTGACTGGTTTCGGCAAAAAGTTTGGGACGCTGTTTCACAATGCAAGTTTGGCGTTACCGTGAGTTACAAGGATATCGCTTGTCAAATTGGTTACCCTCGAGTATTAAGAGCTACCGGGGCGGCAATTCGCAGGAACCCTATCCCAATTTTTATCCCGTGCCATCGAGTTATTAAAAATAATGGAGCAATCTCCGGGTATCGCGGAGGGGTCGAATTGAAGGTGCGCCTACTAGCGTTAGAGCAAAATCACAATTTAGCTGGTAGAATCTGTGCGACGAATAAAAGTAGCCGATAA
- a CDS encoding MFS transporter, whose translation MNTLFAVIVLMEILSGIEIDLCVPSFPEIQSLFKTSTIAIEGLLSINLFTNCVGALIAGTLGDRYGRKPIILYGLMLFIFGSALCALALNYPMLLIGRFIQGFGISCPACLAYVIIPDTYDVKTHQKMLGLLNFFATASMAIAPVIGSHIALYFGWRGNFSFCLLCGIICFVLGYFFLPQGKKNDRASVLILEYFEVLKNKKAVHYLFVICFFIIGYWVFIGMAPILYCKDFGVPLRHFGFYQGALAAALAIVSLLSERLITYLGRKKCFCWSVAVCVVSLVFIAILVATNSRNPGLITFAMVLMSAGIVCPINILCPYAYKVVPEDKGKLNALIMSFKMASISFLIQLTSFFYSGNFRIIGSVVAMTLVFAIFMSRRLLRLDPVLGAES comes from the coding sequence TTGAACACGTTATTCGCCGTTATAGTCCTTATGGAAATATTGAGCGGCATAGAAATTGACCTTTGCGTTCCAAGCTTTCCAGAAATCCAAAGTCTGTTTAAAACCTCGACAATTGCTATTGAAGGGCTCTTAAGCATTAACCTTTTTACCAATTGCGTTGGGGCCTTAATTGCAGGAACGCTTGGCGACAGATACGGCCGAAAGCCTATAATCCTATATGGCCTGATGCTTTTTATTTTTGGCAGCGCGCTTTGTGCATTGGCGCTAAATTACCCTATGCTATTAATTGGGCGCTTTATTCAAGGCTTTGGCATATCATGTCCGGCGTGCTTGGCCTACGTCATCATACCAGATACGTACGACGTAAAAACTCACCAAAAAATGTTGGGGCTGTTAAACTTTTTTGCGACAGCATCCATGGCAATTGCCCCAGTGATCGGCAGCCATATTGCTTTGTATTTCGGTTGGCGCGGGAACTTCAGCTTTTGCTTACTTTGTGGAATTATCTGTTTCGTTTTAGGGTATTTCTTCTTACCTCAAGGAAAGAAAAACGACAGAGCTTCCGTTTTGATACTAGAATATTTCGAGGTTTTAAAGAATAAAAAGGCGGTACATTATCTTTTTGTAATATGCTTTTTTATCATTGGCTACTGGGTTTTTATTGGAATGGCGCCAATTCTCTACTGCAAAGATTTCGGCGTCCCACTCAGGCATTTTGGATTTTATCAAGGCGCGCTGGCGGCAGCTTTAGCCATTGTTAGTTTGCTAAGCGAAAGGCTGATCACCTACCTCGGGCGAAAGAAATGCTTTTGCTGGTCGGTTGCTGTGTGCGTGGTGTCGCTTGTTTTCATTGCAATTCTCGTTGCCACCAACAGTAGAAATCCTGGATTGATTACGTTCGCCATGGTTCTTATGTCGGCTGGCATTGTTTGCCCCATTAATATTCTTTGCCCATATGCATATAAGGTTGTCCCTGAGGACAAAGGGAAATTGAATGCATTGATCATGTCTTTCAAAATGGCGAGCATAAGCTTTTTGATCCAGCTCACTAGCTTTTTTTACTCTGGCAATTTTCGAATAATCGGAAGTGTCGTAGCAATGACGCTGGTCTTTGCGATTTTCATGAGCCGGAGATTATTAAGGCTTGATCCGGTTTTGGGCGCAGAGTCATAA
- a CDS encoding cysteine desulfurase, whose translation MISFARFVYLAFCLLGYGCFGAYLDYQASTPCDPRVLKAMEPYLYANPANPHGAGAQHKLALAAVDLARRQIADLIHARPDEIVFTSGATESNNLAIQGIVKAYAHKGRHIITCVTEHKSVLEVMRYLEQRGFTVTCLPVQANGILDIRRLEKAIRPDTILVSIMAVNNEIGVIQSTEKIGQICRRRRVLFHCDGAQAVGKIPVDVRYIDALSISGHKMYAPKGIGALYVRKGVKIAPIMFGGGQQDGIKPGTLPVPLCVALGSACDICKKSLKQENSHIARLQQYLLRRLKKLFAKVVVNGDLKKRIPGNLSIQLDKIDTEEIVRLMPNFAISVASSCYGQGQTSHVLQALPNVASRNTLRIGLGRFTTEKDIDLFTEALAQAVQRMKHAKTPAQKNYELLSKAASSI comes from the coding sequence TTGATTAGCTTTGCCCGATTCGTCTACTTAGCGTTCTGTCTGCTGGGATATGGGTGCTTTGGAGCATATCTAGATTATCAAGCCAGCACACCATGTGATCCCCGTGTGCTTAAGGCAATGGAGCCTTACCTTTACGCCAATCCGGCCAACCCACACGGCGCAGGAGCTCAGCATAAGCTGGCGCTGGCTGCGGTTGACCTGGCGCGTCGCCAAATTGCCGACCTAATACATGCCAGGCCAGATGAAATCGTCTTTACCTCTGGCGCGACTGAGTCTAATAACCTCGCCATTCAGGGAATAGTGAAAGCCTATGCTCATAAGGGGCGACATATAATCACTTGTGTTACCGAACACAAGAGTGTGCTTGAGGTCATGCGGTACCTTGAGCAGCGAGGCTTTACTGTCACTTGCTTACCAGTTCAGGCTAATGGCATTTTGGATATAAGAAGGCTAGAGAAGGCAATTCGCCCAGACACGATTTTGGTCTCGATCATGGCCGTTAATAATGAGATTGGGGTGATTCAGTCAACAGAAAAAATTGGCCAGATCTGTCGCCGTAGGCGCGTGCTGTTCCACTGTGACGGTGCCCAAGCCGTGGGTAAAATTCCCGTAGACGTGCGGTACATAGACGCTTTAAGTATATCTGGGCACAAAATGTATGCCCCAAAGGGCATTGGCGCCCTTTATGTGCGTAAAGGCGTTAAGATTGCGCCGATAATGTTTGGTGGTGGACAGCAAGATGGGATTAAGCCAGGAACCCTGCCAGTTCCATTGTGCGTAGCTCTTGGCTCTGCATGTGATATATGTAAAAAATCACTTAAGCAGGAAAACAGTCATATAGCACGTCTGCAACAGTATTTGCTGCGGAGGCTTAAAAAACTGTTCGCGAAAGTCGTTGTAAACGGCGATCTTAAAAAGCGTATCCCTGGTAACCTAAGCATACAGCTTGATAAAATAGATACCGAGGAAATAGTCCGGCTAATGCCGAATTTCGCAATATCAGTGGCCTCATCATGCTATGGCCAAGGGCAAACGTCCCATGTCCTGCAGGCTTTGCCTAATGTTGCCTCTAGAAATACTCTAAGGATTGGATTGGGCCGATTTACCACAGAAAAAGATATAGACCTTTTTACAGAAGCTCTAGCGCAAGCTGTGCAGCGGATGAAACATGCAAAAACTCCTGCGCAAAAGAACTATGAGCTTTTATCCAAAGCTGCGTCGTCAATTTAG
- a CDS encoding YbaB/EbfC family nucleoid-associated protein: MTDLKNMFKQAQQMQSKFMEMQSHIQDIQVEGSSGGGMVKLIINGKSELKKIDIDPGVITPEDAEVLSDLIIAAFNDAKVKLEAQLAEKMSSFTGMMPAGFKLPF, translated from the coding sequence ATGACGGATTTGAAAAATATGTTTAAGCAGGCTCAGCAGATGCAATCCAAGTTTATGGAAATGCAAAGCCATATACAGGATATTCAAGTAGAAGGCTCGTCCGGCGGCGGTATGGTTAAGCTGATCATAAACGGCAAAAGCGAGCTGAAGAAAATAGATATAGACCCCGGCGTGATCACGCCAGAAGACGCGGAGGTCCTGAGCGACCTTATTATTGCGGCCTTTAACGACGCCAAAGTTAAGCTTGAAGCGCAACTGGCGGAAAAAATGTCGTCTTTCACCGGTATGATGCCGGCGGGCTTTAAACTGCCGTTTTGA
- the dnaX gene encoding DNA polymerase III subunit gamma/tau, with protein sequence MMSAYIPLFLKYRPQKFSDLVGQDVLVRILTNAIMKNRLSGAILFTGIRGTGKTSTARILAKALNCQNRPENSAEPCCTCKICQDILAERHMDVIEIDAASHTSVDDVRELIESCKYKPVECSYKVYIIDEVHMLSKSAFNALLKTLEEPPAHVKFLFATTELYRVPETVLSRCLKFECRPVPINLLAQHLANILNLEGIAADIEALNVIARASGNSVRDSISILEQAINLCNKISIDAVKRLLGHGDYLVVYEVIKSCLLGDAKASIGKFREYSKGGGLPSELINRMLEIVHWLMCKKTSVAPLDEDFAQNELKIDLENHVLPKMSIAGLSRTWQACLHALEEIRLAAQPEYAAEMILVRLCYLAQLPELADIVNSLDEQPGPSQTELIRKDPSIDSPANAAQAPSLPSGPKRDRILAAEEVSAVEKTDIVQAVKEIFPNAELQITRKE encoded by the coding sequence ATGATGTCGGCATATATTCCGTTATTCCTTAAGTACAGGCCGCAGAAGTTCAGCGACTTAGTCGGACAGGACGTCTTGGTGCGGATTTTGACCAACGCCATAATGAAAAATCGCTTGAGCGGAGCGATTTTGTTCACTGGTATACGCGGCACTGGCAAAACCTCAACTGCCAGAATACTGGCAAAGGCGCTTAATTGCCAAAATCGCCCAGAAAACAGTGCCGAGCCGTGTTGCACGTGCAAGATATGCCAGGACATCTTGGCAGAGCGTCACATGGACGTGATAGAGATAGATGCCGCTAGCCACACAAGTGTCGACGACGTTCGCGAGCTGATTGAATCGTGCAAATACAAGCCAGTTGAATGTAGTTACAAAGTGTACATCATCGACGAAGTCCACATGCTGTCCAAAAGCGCGTTTAACGCTTTGCTTAAAACGCTTGAGGAACCGCCGGCTCATGTTAAATTTCTGTTCGCTACAACCGAGCTCTATAGAGTGCCAGAGACGGTTTTATCCAGGTGCCTAAAGTTCGAATGCAGGCCAGTACCCATTAATCTGCTAGCTCAACACCTTGCCAATATATTGAACTTAGAGGGTATTGCTGCGGATATTGAGGCTTTGAACGTAATCGCGCGAGCTTCAGGAAATTCGGTACGCGATTCTATATCTATACTAGAGCAAGCCATTAATCTCTGTAACAAAATTTCGATTGATGCGGTCAAGAGGCTGTTGGGACATGGCGATTATTTGGTTGTTTATGAGGTTATCAAATCTTGCTTGCTGGGCGATGCAAAGGCCAGCATAGGCAAGTTCAGGGAATACTCTAAAGGCGGGGGCCTTCCGTCTGAGCTTATTAACCGCATGCTTGAAATTGTGCACTGGTTGATGTGCAAAAAAACTTCAGTCGCGCCATTGGATGAGGATTTTGCACAAAACGAGTTAAAGATTGACCTTGAAAATCACGTTCTGCCCAAAATGTCAATTGCGGGTCTGTCTCGGACTTGGCAGGCATGCCTTCATGCGCTTGAGGAAATCAGGCTTGCTGCCCAGCCAGAGTACGCGGCCGAGATGATTTTGGTGCGGCTTTGCTACCTTGCGCAGCTGCCAGAGCTTGCAGATATTGTGAATTCGCTTGACGAACAGCCTGGGCCTAGCCAGACAGAGTTAATTAGAAAAGACCCGTCCATAGATTCGCCCGCAAATGCGGCGCAGGCCCCCTCTTTACCTTCAGGTCCTAAGCGAGATAGAATCCTGGCGGCAGAGGAAGTTTCTGCTGTAGAAAAAACGGATATAGTGCAAGCGGTTAAAGAGATTTTTCCCAACGCTGAGCTGCAAATAACCAGAAAGGAGTAG
- the accD gene encoding acetyl-CoA carboxylase, carboxyltransferase subunit beta, producing the protein MNWLTNFVRPKIRTLVGRSEVPDNMWDKCKSCEQLLFHKELVKNLYICPHCGCHMSIEVKDWASLLMDEGYKVLPSVPVKEDPIKFRDSKKYVDRLKEARAKTSMSDALLSVTGTIAGAPACVCIFNFQFIGGSMGGGVGSDFVNAATVAVNEKRAFVVVTSSGGARMQEGIISLIQMPRTVAAINMVKKHRLPYIVIMTDPTTGGVSASLAMLGDVHIAEPGATICFTGPRVIEETIKQKLPNGFQTAEYLRDHGMVDMVVERKQLKSALSRILSVIPYS; encoded by the coding sequence TTGAACTGGCTAACTAATTTCGTCAGGCCTAAGATCAGAACCCTGGTAGGACGCTCTGAAGTCCCAGATAATATGTGGGACAAGTGCAAGTCCTGTGAGCAGCTGCTGTTCCACAAAGAGCTTGTGAAGAACCTTTATATCTGCCCGCACTGTGGCTGCCACATGTCGATCGAAGTAAAGGATTGGGCGAGCTTGCTTATGGACGAGGGGTACAAAGTTTTACCCTCAGTTCCAGTCAAAGAAGACCCCATCAAGTTTCGAGACAGCAAGAAATATGTCGACAGGCTTAAGGAGGCTAGGGCGAAAACGTCTATGTCTGATGCGCTGTTGTCAGTTACGGGAACTATAGCCGGCGCTCCAGCGTGCGTATGTATATTCAACTTCCAATTTATTGGGGGATCGATGGGCGGCGGCGTGGGGTCGGATTTTGTTAATGCCGCTACCGTCGCGGTAAATGAAAAGCGGGCTTTTGTTGTGGTAACTTCTTCAGGCGGCGCCAGAATGCAAGAGGGGATCATTTCTCTTATACAAATGCCGCGCACTGTCGCCGCAATAAATATGGTAAAAAAGCACAGACTTCCTTATATCGTTATTATGACCGATCCTACAACTGGTGGTGTGTCTGCTTCTTTGGCTATGCTGGGCGATGTCCATATCGCCGAGCCAGGCGCAACCATATGCTTCACTGGCCCAAGGGTCATAGAAGAAACTATCAAGCAAAAACTTCCAAACGGCTTTCAGACAGCAGAATACCTGCGCGATCACGGTATGGTCGACATGGTCGTTGAGCGCAAGCAACTTAAAAGCGCGCTGTCAAGAATACTTAGTGTTATTCCCTATAGTTAG
- a CDS encoding integration host factor subunit beta: MMSELIKKFNETHKYMGRLDAHKVVHMVFDNIKSALLSGHKAELRGFGTFSIRKRKARIGRNPRTGASVNIPAKNMPFFKAGKLLAQYVNSKK, from the coding sequence ATGATGTCGGAGCTAATTAAAAAATTCAACGAAACCCACAAATATATGGGTCGCCTTGATGCTCACAAAGTTGTGCATATGGTGTTTGACAACATAAAGTCCGCCTTGCTAAGCGGCCATAAGGCAGAATTGCGGGGTTTTGGGACCTTTTCAATCCGTAAACGTAAAGCCCGCATTGGCCGAAATCCTCGTACAGGCGCATCGGTTAATATCCCCGCCAAGAATATGCCGTTCTTTAAGGCCGGCAAGCTGTTGGCGCAATATGTTAACTCTAAAAAATAA
- a CDS encoding class I SAM-dependent methyltransferase, with amino-acid sequence MCQVLRLQGEKTINDALEAFFRTEYGQSMTQETSGFLAERLERLMPPVCLGLGYLPPYADGHKEAFKNTFWLVNRALRASPWPEDEESARALVADEYLLPFENESVDTVLVLHSLEFTPHYIDSTLREIWRVLKAGGRIFIVTARKFGLLPFVAGDLFTWSKLWPEFLLNRKLANAGFERITSTKIADFSNKPNEAALFRLWGKCYKNVLVLEAQKVVASPIGLAQTPLNGRLGPVGTFN; translated from the coding sequence TTGTGTCAAGTTTTACGCTTGCAGGGTGAGAAAACGATTAACGACGCGCTAGAAGCTTTTTTTAGAACCGAGTACGGTCAGTCGATGACCCAGGAAACCTCAGGCTTTTTGGCAGAGCGACTGGAGCGCCTTATGCCCCCGGTTTGCCTTGGGCTTGGGTATTTGCCGCCTTATGCTGACGGCCACAAAGAGGCGTTTAAGAATACTTTCTGGCTGGTTAACCGAGCTTTAAGAGCTTCGCCATGGCCTGAGGATGAAGAAAGCGCAAGGGCTTTAGTCGCAGATGAGTATCTGCTGCCATTTGAAAATGAGTCGGTGGATACAGTTTTAGTGCTGCATAGTTTAGAATTTACGCCGCATTATATCGACAGCACCTTACGCGAAATATGGCGAGTACTTAAGGCAGGCGGTCGTATTTTTATTGTAACCGCACGTAAATTTGGCTTATTACCGTTTGTAGCTGGTGATTTGTTTACCTGGAGCAAATTATGGCCAGAATTTTTGCTTAACAGGAAGCTTGCCAACGCAGGATTTGAACGTATCACCTCAACCAAAATAGCTGATTTTTCAAATAAGCCAAATGAGGCTGCTTTGTTCAGATTATGGGGCAAGTGTTATAAAAACGTTCTTGTGCTGGAAGCGCAGAAAGTCGTGGCTTCGCCAATTGGGCTGGCTCAAACGCCTTTGAATGGCAGGCTTGGACCGGTTGGAACTTTTAATTAG
- the dapF gene encoding diaminopimelate epimerase, translating to MLLKFHKAHGLGNDFVIIDKADLKDFKLTTDILTKIANRHEGIGCDQVILFSSNDLNPESADVWFFNQDGTEAETCGNGLRCLAASLHQSTGRREFVITTNVDKNVIKICNVCVRQDDKITVDMGASSFDGVKIPLQNGLDPMNVIIKEYDLCGTAVNIGNPHIVFFLDDPDGMDLSKIGPKIERHPYFPRRVNVSFAKLNSSSRIHMRVWERGAGITKACGSAACAVAAVARKKEMTQGRVTVTQPGGIIEVDIDENSGSISQTADAEIVFSGQMQI from the coding sequence ATGTTGTTAAAATTCCATAAAGCTCATGGGTTAGGAAACGACTTTGTTATAATCGATAAGGCGGACCTAAAAGACTTTAAACTAACGACCGACATTCTAACAAAAATTGCCAACCGTCACGAAGGGATTGGCTGCGATCAAGTTATCTTGTTTTCAAGTAATGACCTTAATCCAGAATCAGCCGACGTCTGGTTTTTTAACCAAGATGGGACTGAGGCCGAAACTTGCGGTAATGGCCTTAGGTGTCTGGCTGCTTCGTTGCATCAGAGTACTGGAAGGAGGGAGTTTGTTATAACAACCAACGTTGACAAGAATGTTATAAAAATCTGTAACGTCTGTGTTCGACAAGACGATAAGATAACGGTAGATATGGGCGCATCATCTTTTGATGGAGTAAAAATACCACTACAAAACGGATTAGATCCAATGAACGTTATTATAAAGGAATATGATTTGTGCGGGACGGCGGTAAATATAGGCAATCCGCATATTGTCTTTTTTTTAGATGATCCAGATGGTATGGATTTATCAAAAATTGGCCCTAAGATAGAGCGTCACCCTTATTTTCCAAGGCGAGTAAACGTAAGCTTCGCAAAATTGAATTCGAGTAGTAGGATTCATATGAGGGTATGGGAAAGGGGAGCCGGTATTACAAAAGCCTGTGGCAGCGCTGCTTGCGCGGTAGCCGCGGTTGCTCGTAAAAAGGAAATGACTCAAGGTCGAGTCACTGTTACACAGCCTGGTGGAATCATAGAAGTGGATATAGATGAAAATTCCGGGAGCATAAGCCAAACAGCGGATGCAGAAATAGTATTTTCCGGACAGATGCAAATATAG
- a CDS encoding UvrD-helicase domain-containing protein, producing the protein MQSASQEIIDQLNPQQREAVIQMDKPLLILAGAGTGKTRVLTSKISYVITEQYAGPQEILAVTFSNRAAGEMKHRIPFQLGWIGTFHANCAKILRRHSDLLGIKSDFVILNQDDQLKLVKQILQDENMSDKKDAPAEILAIISRWKDAGLESSGVMPSKREVERQALKVYEIYQERLRSYDAVDFGDLILYTLRLFRNNQDVLQAYRDRFKYIFVDEYQDTNVAQYLWLRTLSPNGRGLCCVGDDDQSIYSWRGAEVGNILRFSQDFPDAVVIRLEQNYRSTKHILEAASGLIAHNRQRLGKKLWCADENQEEKLNIHGLYSSRDESLWVAQNILQINKQLNISLSDIAVLIRAGFQARELEEKFTAWGIPYRVIGGPRFYERQEIRDVIAYLRLVCHPDDSMALERIINVPRRGIGQSTVNQLHSLALESGISCFQAISQLSSSQDVRPSTRKALDEFVSDINRWRVDMSGLPPFKLAEKIVSESGYKAALQQSKLPDSKSRLENVKELIQSLEHFQTLQEFLEHVGLVSENSQQTESEDMVTLMTLHSAKGQEFDTVYLCGWEEGLFPNPISVQEGNLEEERRLAYVGITRAKRRAFITFSSQRLVYNQWQSTVPSRFISEIPKENVVASQSYRKQGNVSCFFSKNAVGRQSGEESQVFKVRLPSIGAHVSHNQYGNGVVIDTTTSSVEVDFDDFGRKKIIPEFLRIN; encoded by the coding sequence ATGCAATCAGCCAGCCAAGAAATAATTGATCAACTTAATCCGCAACAGCGCGAGGCGGTCATCCAAATGGACAAGCCTTTGCTTATCCTGGCAGGTGCTGGCACCGGTAAGACGCGCGTTCTAACCAGTAAAATTTCTTACGTAATTACCGAACAGTATGCCGGTCCACAAGAAATTCTCGCCGTAACCTTCAGCAATCGCGCAGCCGGCGAGATGAAGCACCGCATTCCTTTTCAGCTTGGATGGATAGGTACATTTCACGCCAACTGCGCGAAAATACTGCGTCGACACAGTGATTTGCTGGGTATAAAAAGCGACTTTGTAATCCTTAATCAGGACGATCAGCTCAAGCTCGTCAAGCAGATCCTACAAGACGAAAACATGTCCGATAAAAAAGATGCGCCGGCCGAAATCTTGGCCATCATAAGCAGGTGGAAAGATGCAGGGCTTGAAAGCAGCGGCGTGATGCCTTCAAAGCGAGAGGTTGAGCGCCAAGCCCTTAAAGTATATGAAATTTACCAAGAGCGTCTTCGTTCCTATGACGCGGTGGACTTTGGCGACCTAATACTCTATACGCTTAGGCTTTTTAGAAATAACCAAGACGTGCTTCAGGCTTACAGAGACAGGTTTAAGTATATATTTGTGGATGAGTATCAAGACACCAATGTGGCCCAGTACCTGTGGCTTAGAACGCTAAGCCCAAATGGCAGGGGGCTTTGTTGCGTGGGGGATGATGATCAGTCAATATACAGTTGGCGAGGTGCTGAGGTCGGCAATATTTTGCGCTTCTCGCAAGATTTTCCAGATGCCGTGGTAATAAGGCTTGAGCAAAATTACAGGTCTACCAAACATATACTGGAGGCTGCTAGTGGTTTGATTGCTCATAACCGCCAAAGACTTGGCAAAAAGCTTTGGTGCGCTGATGAAAATCAGGAGGAGAAACTTAACATACATGGCCTGTACAGCAGCAGAGACGAATCATTGTGGGTCGCGCAGAATATATTGCAAATTAACAAGCAGCTTAATATATCGCTGAGCGATATTGCCGTTCTGATTCGTGCTGGGTTTCAAGCGCGCGAATTGGAAGAGAAGTTCACCGCTTGGGGAATCCCGTATCGCGTTATCGGTGGCCCCAGGTTTTATGAGCGTCAAGAAATCCGTGACGTAATTGCATATCTTCGCCTTGTATGTCACCCAGACGACAGTATGGCTCTGGAACGAATCATTAACGTCCCAAGGCGCGGGATAGGACAATCAACCGTCAATCAGCTGCATTCTTTGGCGCTTGAGTCAGGTATTTCTTGTTTTCAGGCAATCAGCCAATTATCCTCAAGCCAAGACGTAAGGCCATCTACGCGTAAGGCTTTAGATGAGTTTGTCAGCGATATAAATCGTTGGCGAGTGGATATGAGCGGCCTGCCGCCTTTTAAATTGGCCGAGAAAATAGTATCAGAATCTGGATACAAGGCCGCTTTGCAACAGTCTAAGTTGCCAGATTCAAAATCTAGGCTTGAGAACGTGAAGGAGCTGATCCAGTCACTTGAGCATTTTCAGACATTACAAGAATTCCTTGAGCACGTAGGCTTAGTTTCAGAAAACAGCCAACAAACCGAAAGCGAAGATATGGTCACCCTGATGACTTTGCACAGTGCCAAAGGGCAAGAGTTTGATACCGTTTACCTATGTGGTTGGGAGGAAGGCTTGTTCCCCAATCCTATATCGGTTCAAGAGGGTAATTTAGAGGAAGAGCGCCGGCTGGCCTATGTGGGCATTACGCGGGCAAAGAGGCGTGCATTTATAACTTTCTCTTCGCAAAGACTTGTCTATAATCAATGGCAATCCACTGTTCCATCCAGGTTTATAAGCGAGATACCTAAAGAGAACGTGGTCGCTAGCCAAAGTTATAGAAAACAAGGTAATGTGTCGTGTTTTTTCTCAAAAAATGCTGTCGGCAGGCAGAGCGGTGAAGAGTCTCAGGTGTTTAAAGTTCGTTTACCTAGCATAGGCGCTCATGTTTCGCATAATCAGTATGGCAATGGGGTCGTTATTGACACGACTACATCCTCTGTAGAAGTGGACTTTGACGATTTCGGCCGAAAGAAGATTATTCCCGAATTTTTGCGCATTAATTAA